A window of Anaerolineae bacterium contains these coding sequences:
- a CDS encoding CehA/McbA family metallohydrolase — protein MHEIVLNLHMHTRYSDGTGLHRDLARAAWKAGVDVLLVTDHNVWVDGVEGYYANGNHKVLLLVGEEVHDRTRQPQKNHLLVFGAQREMAPLADDPQRLLDAVNQAGGLAFIAHPHDPAAPTFHEPDISWVDWEVTGYHGLELWNAMSEFKGHLRSWAHALYYTFQFHQIAQGPYPEALERWTSLLAAGQKVVAVAGSDAHALHKRLGPVRKVLFPYEWHFRAVNTHLLLPEPLSGDLSTDRGRVYAALRQGRAFLANDLLAEARGFRFTGQGQGQEAFPGESLPLNGGVTLKARLPRKAEIRLRRYAEVIQTWKNHEVMAYTATRPGAYWLEMFLFRWGRRRTWIISNPIYVE, from the coding sequence ATGCACGAAATTGTCCTCAATCTGCACATGCACACCCGCTACTCTGACGGCACCGGTCTGCACCGGGATCTGGCCAGGGCGGCCTGGAAGGCGGGCGTCGATGTCCTCCTGGTCACGGATCACAATGTGTGGGTCGATGGCGTGGAGGGATACTATGCCAACGGCAACCACAAAGTGCTGCTGCTGGTAGGGGAAGAGGTTCACGACCGCACCCGGCAGCCCCAAAAGAACCACTTGCTGGTTTTCGGCGCCCAGCGGGAGATGGCCCCCCTGGCGGACGACCCGCAGCGTCTACTGGACGCTGTCAACCAGGCCGGGGGGCTGGCCTTCATCGCCCATCCTCACGACCCCGCCGCGCCCACCTTCCACGAGCCCGACATCTCCTGGGTGGACTGGGAGGTGACCGGCTACCACGGCCTCGAACTCTGGAACGCCATGAGCGAATTCAAAGGGCACTTGCGCAGTTGGGCCCACGCTCTGTACTACACCTTCCAGTTCCACCAGATCGCCCAGGGGCCGTATCCCGAAGCCTTGGAACGGTGGACCAGCCTGCTGGCCGCCGGCCAAAAGGTGGTCGCCGTGGCCGGGTCCGACGCCCACGCGCTGCATAAGCGCCTGGGGCCGGTGCGCAAAGTGCTCTTTCCTTACGAGTGGCACTTCCGGGCCGTCAACACCCACCTGCTGCTGCCCGAGCCCCTGAGCGGCGACCTGAGCACCGACCGGGGACGGGTTTACGCCGCGTTGCGTCAGGGGCGCGCTTTTTTGGCCAACGATCTGCTCGCCGAGGCCCGGGGTTTTCGCTTCACCGGCCAGGGGCAAGGGCAGGAAGCGTTCCCCGGCGAGAGCCTGCCGCTCAACGGCGGCGTCACGCTGAAAGCCCGCCTGCCCCGCAAAGCCGAAATCCGTCTCCGACGCTACGCCGAGGTCATCCAGACCTGGAAGAATCACGAAGTTATGGCCTACACAGCCACGCGACCGGGGGCCTACTGGCTGGAGATGTTCCTCTTTCGTTGGGGGCGCAGGCGTACCTGGATCATCAGCAACCCCATTTATGTCGAATAA
- a CDS encoding TIGR00730 family Rossman fold protein, translating to MQRICVFCGSADEVDERFYQAARALGRALAQRGFVLVYGGGSTGLMGVVADGALEKGGEVIGVIPEHFNTPRLAHQGLSRLEVVPDMHARKARMAALSDAFIALPGGFGTMEELFEVLTWAQIGLHTKPIGLLNVQSYFDALLAFIRRARAEGFLYDEHERLFVVAEEPQSLLDAMVGYRHPGGVARWLRQE from the coding sequence TTGCAGCGCATTTGTGTGTTTTGTGGCTCGGCCGACGAGGTGGACGAAAGGTTCTATCAGGCGGCACGGGCGCTGGGCCGTGCGTTGGCACAGCGCGGCTTTGTTTTGGTTTACGGCGGGGGGAGCACCGGACTGATGGGCGTCGTGGCCGACGGCGCTCTGGAAAAGGGCGGCGAGGTCATCGGGGTGATCCCGGAGCATTTCAACACACCCCGTTTAGCGCACCAGGGGCTTTCCCGCCTGGAGGTGGTGCCCGACATGCACGCCCGCAAGGCCCGCATGGCGGCCTTGAGCGATGCCTTCATTGCTCTCCCCGGGGGTTTTGGCACGATGGAGGAACTTTTTGAGGTGCTCACCTGGGCCCAAATCGGCCTGCACACCAAACCCATTGGGCTGCTCAATGTCCAGAGCTACTTCGACGCCTTGCTGGCGTTCATCCGGCGGGCGCGCGCCGAGGGCTTCCTCTACGACGAGCATGAGCGGTTGTTCGTCGTGGCCGAGGAGCCGCAATCGTTGCTGGACGCCATGGTGGGTTACCGCCATCCCGGTGGAGTGGCGCGTTGGCTCAGGCAGGAGTAG
- the hisS gene encoding histidine--tRNA ligase: MSKKVIASVKGTRDFYPERMAVRSWLYAQMRAVSEAFGYQEYDGPALEPLALYAAKSGEELVQEQAFVFPDRSGELIALRPELTPTLARMVAQKQGQLRFPLRWWSFGPFWRYERPQRGRAREFFQWNIDMIGVNSPEADAELAAIGAAFFRRVGLTPEEVQILVNNRRLMDAQLERLGIPPEGRGQVFRLIDRKEKMKPPAWEAYARDLGLDGEQIQGLYRLLENEGLWETSEELVRFFRACEALGAREYIRFAPYIIRGLDYYTGTVFEARDTQGEFRAILGGGRYDNLVADVGGAPLPGVGFAMGDMVITLVLEKYGRLPDLSAHPAPVLVTVFDEAHLLVAYRLGAELREAGLNVTTYPEPAKLGKQFKFADRLGMKVALVLGPDELAQGVVTVKDLRTGEQVAVPRAEVAQRVQALLAG; this comes from the coding sequence ATGAGCAAAAAGGTGATCGCTTCCGTCAAAGGCACCCGGGATTTTTATCCGGAACGGATGGCCGTGCGTTCGTGGCTGTATGCCCAGATGCGTGCTGTATCCGAGGCCTTTGGCTATCAGGAGTACGATGGGCCGGCGTTGGAACCTCTGGCCCTTTACGCCGCCAAGTCGGGCGAGGAACTGGTCCAAGAACAGGCCTTCGTCTTTCCCGATCGTAGCGGGGAACTCATTGCCCTGCGCCCGGAACTGACGCCCACTTTGGCCCGGATGGTGGCCCAAAAGCAGGGGCAGTTGCGGTTTCCGCTGCGTTGGTGGTCTTTTGGCCCCTTTTGGCGCTATGAGCGACCGCAGCGCGGACGGGCCCGCGAATTCTTCCAGTGGAACATCGACATGATTGGCGTAAACTCGCCTGAAGCCGACGCCGAGTTGGCCGCTATTGGGGCCGCGTTTTTCCGTCGGGTGGGGTTGACCCCCGAGGAGGTCCAGATTTTGGTGAACAACCGCCGGTTGATGGATGCTCAACTGGAGAGGCTGGGCATCCCTCCTGAAGGGCGGGGGCAGGTTTTCCGGCTCATCGACCGCAAGGAGAAGATGAAGCCTCCGGCCTGGGAGGCTTATGCGCGGGATTTGGGTCTGGATGGCGAACAAATCCAGGGCCTGTACCGGCTGCTGGAAAACGAAGGGCTGTGGGAGACCTCTGAGGAGTTGGTGCGGTTCTTCCGTGCCTGCGAGGCCCTGGGGGCGCGGGAGTACATCCGCTTTGCGCCGTACATCATTCGCGGGTTGGACTATTACACCGGCACGGTGTTTGAAGCACGGGACACGCAAGGCGAGTTCCGCGCCATTTTGGGGGGCGGGCGCTACGACAATCTGGTGGCCGATGTGGGCGGCGCGCCCTTACCGGGCGTGGGCTTTGCCATGGGCGATATGGTGATCACCCTGGTACTGGAGAAGTACGGACGGCTGCCCGATTTAAGCGCTCACCCCGCGCCGGTGCTGGTCACCGTGTTCGATGAGGCGCATTTGTTGGTCGCCTACCGTTTGGGGGCCGAGTTGCGGGAGGCCGGGTTGAATGTGACGACCTATCCCGAACCGGCCAAATTGGGCAAGCAGTTCAAGTTTGCCGACCGGTTGGGGATGAAGGTGGCCCTGGTGCTCGGCCCCGACGAGTTGGCGCAGGGGGTGGTGACGGTGAAAGATTTGCGCACGGGCGAACAGGTCGCCGTGCCGCGCGCCGAGGTGGCGCAGCGGGTGCAGGCGCTGCTGGCAGGGTGA